In Desulforhopalus sp., a single window of DNA contains:
- the rocF gene encoding arginase translates to MTKTVRIIGVPMDLGQSHRGVDMGPSAVRYANLAGSLRDLGYTTIDSGDITIPGHYVLTDNSLQGQLPHICKACTCAYHFGRQAIAASEIPIFIGGDHSASIGTVGGVTDGGEVGLIWLDAHGDFNTPETSPSQNVHGMALAVLLGLGPQELVDIGRPGPKVPAKNVVVVGVRDLDPLEKDLLRASGCTVFTMRDIDEVGIRAIFTGIIKGFKHLDKIHVSLDLDVIDPQGAPGVGTPSQGGLTYREAQLIMEILAETEKLHSVDIMEINPILDIQNRTAQMAVNLVASLFGKTIL, encoded by the coding sequence TCGGAGTGCCCATGGATCTCGGGCAAAGCCACCGCGGGGTGGACATGGGGCCGAGCGCCGTCCGTTACGCCAATCTCGCCGGCAGCCTGCGCGACCTCGGCTACACCACCATCGACAGCGGCGACATCACCATCCCCGGCCATTACGTCCTCACCGACAACAGCCTGCAAGGGCAGTTGCCGCATATCTGCAAGGCCTGCACCTGTGCCTACCATTTTGGCCGGCAGGCCATTGCCGCAAGCGAGATCCCGATCTTTATCGGTGGCGACCACTCCGCCTCGATCGGCACCGTCGGCGGGGTTACCGATGGCGGAGAGGTCGGTCTGATCTGGCTGGATGCCCACGGCGATTTCAACACCCCCGAGACCTCGCCGAGCCAGAACGTCCACGGCATGGCCCTGGCGGTTCTCCTCGGCCTTGGCCCGCAAGAACTGGTCGATATCGGCAGGCCGGGGCCAAAGGTACCGGCAAAAAACGTCGTTGTCGTCGGGGTGCGCGATCTTGATCCGCTGGAAAAGGATCTGCTACGGGCCTCCGGCTGCACCGTCTTCACCATGCGCGATATCGACGAGGTAGGCATCCGCGCCATATTTACCGGGATCATCAAAGGATTTAAGCATCTCGACAAGATCCATGTCAGCCTCGATCTCGACGTCATCGACCCCCAGGGCGCCCCCGGGGTCGGCACCCCGTCACAGGGCGGGCTGACCTACAGGGAAGCGCAGTTGATCATGGAGATCCTCGCCGAAACCGAGAAACTCCATTCGGTGGACATCATGGAGATCAACCCGATACTCGACATTCAAAACCGTACCGCCCAGATGGCCGTCAATCTTGTCGCCTCCCTTTTCGGCAAAACGATTCTCTGA